The following are encoded in a window of Mycobacterium vicinigordonae genomic DNA:
- a CDS encoding fumarylacetoacetate hydrolase family protein — translation MRLGRVASPDGVAFVSIDGELDDPDGMTVREIAEHPFGTPTFTGRSWPLADVRLLAPILASKVVCIGKNYADHIAEMGGGTGPAPADPVLFMKPNTAIIGPNVPIRLPANASPVHYEGELAVVIGRACKDVPAVQAAENILGYTIANDVSARDQQKSDGQWTRAKGHDTFCPVGPWIVTDLTPLDPADLDLRTEVNGQVKQHARTSLMIHDVGAIVEWISAVMTLLPGDLILTGTPAGVGPIEDGDIVSITVEGIGTLSNPVIRKGKS, via the coding sequence ATGCGCCTTGGTCGAGTCGCCAGCCCGGACGGAGTCGCGTTCGTCAGTATCGACGGTGAACTGGACGACCCCGACGGCATGACGGTCCGCGAAATCGCCGAGCACCCGTTCGGGACGCCGACTTTCACGGGTCGCTCCTGGCCGCTGGCCGACGTGCGGCTGCTGGCACCGATTTTGGCCAGCAAGGTCGTCTGCATCGGCAAGAACTACGCCGACCATATCGCCGAGATGGGCGGTGGCACCGGTCCGGCGCCGGCCGACCCGGTGTTATTTATGAAGCCCAACACCGCAATCATCGGTCCGAATGTACCGATTCGACTGCCCGCCAATGCATCACCGGTCCACTACGAGGGCGAGCTGGCGGTGGTGATCGGCCGGGCATGCAAGGATGTCCCGGCTGTGCAGGCGGCCGAGAACATTCTCGGCTACACCATCGCCAACGACGTGTCGGCGCGCGACCAGCAGAAGTCTGACGGCCAGTGGACCCGAGCCAAAGGCCACGACACCTTCTGCCCGGTCGGCCCCTGGATAGTGACCGATCTCACGCCGTTGGACCCGGCCGATCTGGACCTGCGCACCGAGGTCAACGGCCAGGTAAAACAACACGCCCGGACGTCGCTGATGATTCACGATGTCGGCGCCATCGTCGAGTGGATCTCGGCGGTGATGACCTTGCTGCCAGGTGATCTCATTCTCACCGGAACACCGGCCGGGGTCGGGCCCATCGAGGACGGCGACATCGTTTCGATCACCGTCGAGGGCATCGGCACGCTGTCCAATCCCGTGATACGGAAAGGTAAGTCGTGA
- the leuC gene encoding 3-isopropylmalate dehydratase large subunit, whose amino-acid sequence MSSTSAGPRTLAEKVWNDHVVVSGDGSAPDLIYIDLHLVHEVTSPQAFDGLRLAGRPVRRTDLTIATEDHNVPTVDIDKPIADLVSRTQVETLRRNCAEFGVRLYPMGDIEQGIVHVVGPQLGLTQPGMTIVCGDSHTSTHGAFGAIAMGIGTSEVEHVLATQTLPLRPFKTMAVNVDGELPVGVTAKDIILAVIAKIGTGGGQGHVIEYRGRAIESLSMEGRMTICNMSIEAGARAGMVAPDETTYEYLRGRPHAPTGADWDAALAYWQGLRSDPGAVFDTEVYLDAASLSPFVTWGTNPGQGVALSAAVPDPELMTDDAERQAAEKALAYMDLRPGMAMRDIAVDAVFVGSCTNGRIEDLRVVADILRGRKVAPGVRMLVVPGSMRVRAQAEAEGLGEIFTTAGAEWRQAGCSMCLGMNPDQLSPGERCAATSNRNFEGRQGKGGRTHLVSPAVAAATAVRGALSSPADLN is encoded by the coding sequence ATGAGTTCAACCAGCGCCGGGCCGCGCACGCTGGCCGAGAAGGTTTGGAACGACCACGTTGTGGTCTCCGGCGACGGGAGCGCTCCCGATCTGATCTACATCGATCTGCATCTGGTGCACGAGGTCACCAGTCCGCAGGCCTTCGACGGCCTGCGACTGGCCGGCCGCCCGGTGCGGCGGACGGACCTGACCATCGCCACCGAGGACCACAACGTCCCTACCGTTGACATCGACAAGCCGATCGCCGATTTGGTATCACGCACCCAGGTCGAGACGTTGCGACGCAACTGCGCGGAATTCGGTGTGCGGCTATATCCGATGGGCGACATTGAGCAGGGCATCGTGCACGTCGTCGGGCCGCAGCTGGGTCTGACCCAGCCGGGGATGACCATTGTCTGTGGGGATAGTCACACCTCGACCCACGGTGCATTCGGTGCAATCGCAATGGGTATCGGCACATCCGAGGTCGAACACGTGCTCGCCACTCAGACTTTGCCGCTGCGCCCGTTCAAGACGATGGCGGTCAACGTCGACGGCGAGTTGCCCGTCGGTGTGACGGCCAAGGACATCATTCTGGCGGTGATCGCCAAGATCGGAACCGGCGGCGGTCAGGGGCACGTCATCGAATACCGGGGTCGCGCCATCGAATCGCTGTCCATGGAAGGTCGGATGACGATTTGCAACATGAGCATCGAAGCCGGCGCCCGGGCGGGCATGGTGGCACCCGACGAGACCACTTACGAGTATCTGCGCGGCCGCCCGCACGCTCCCACCGGTGCTGACTGGGATGCCGCGCTGGCCTATTGGCAGGGGTTGCGCAGCGATCCGGGCGCGGTTTTCGACACCGAGGTGTACTTGGATGCGGCGTCGTTGAGCCCATTTGTGACCTGGGGGACCAACCCCGGCCAGGGCGTGGCGCTGTCGGCTGCCGTGCCCGATCCCGAACTGATGACCGACGACGCCGAACGCCAGGCGGCCGAGAAAGCGTTGGCGTACATGGACCTTCGGCCCGGAATGGCGATGCGCGACATCGCCGTCGACGCGGTGTTCGTCGGCTCGTGCACAAACGGGCGCATCGAGGACCTGCGGGTGGTCGCCGACATACTGCGGGGCCGCAAAGTGGCCCCGGGCGTACGCATGCTGGTGGTCCCGGGCTCGATGCGGGTACGCGCGCAAGCGGAAGCCGAAGGGCTGGGGGAGATTTTCACCACAGCCGGCGCCGAATGGCGACAGGCGGGCTGCTCGATGTGCCTGGGCATGAACCCCGACCAACTTTCGCCCGGGGAGCGCTGCGCGGCGACGTCCAACCGCAATTTCGAAGGGCGACAGGGCAAGGGCGGCCGGACGCACTTGGTGTCACCGGCCGTTGCCGCGGCTACCGCGGTGCGCGGCGCGCTCTCGTCGCCGGCCGACTTGAACTGA
- the leuD gene encoding 3-isopropylmalate dehydratase small subunit: MEAFHTHTGIGVPLRRSNVDTDQIIPAVFLKRVTRTGFEDGLFASWRSDPSFVLNLSPFDRGSVLVAGPDFGTGSSREHAVWALMDYGFRVVISSRFADIFRGNAGKSGLLAAEVDQDGVELLWKLIEQSPGLEITVNLQDRNITAGTTVLPFGIDDHTAWRLLEGLDDIGLTLRKLDEIQSFESRRPTWKPRTVPTS, encoded by the coding sequence ATGGAAGCCTTTCACACCCACACTGGCATCGGAGTGCCGCTGCGACGGTCCAATGTCGACACCGACCAGATCATTCCCGCGGTCTTTCTGAAGCGGGTAACCCGAACCGGTTTCGAGGACGGCTTGTTCGCGAGCTGGCGCAGCGACCCGTCATTCGTGCTCAATCTCAGCCCCTTTGATCGCGGCTCAGTCTTGGTTGCCGGGCCGGATTTCGGCACCGGATCATCCCGCGAACACGCTGTGTGGGCACTCATGGACTACGGATTCCGGGTCGTTATCTCATCCCGGTTCGCCGACATTTTTCGCGGTAACGCCGGCAAGTCGGGTCTGTTGGCGGCCGAAGTCGACCAAGATGGTGTCGAACTACTCTGGAAGCTGATCGAGCAGAGTCCGGGGCTGGAAATCACTGTCAATCTTCAAGATCGAAATATCACTGCGGGAACCACGGTGTTGCCGTTCGGGATTGACGATCACACCGCGTGGCGGCTGCTCGAAGGACTCGACGATATTGGCCTTACGCTGCGGAAACTCGACGAAATCCAGTCATTCGAGTCCCGCCGGCCGACCTGGAAACCGCGTACTGTGCCAACCTCATGA
- a CDS encoding IclR family transcriptional regulator encodes MRQQSGIGVLDKAVGILHAVTESPCGLAELCERTGLPRATTYRVAAALEVHRLLARDEDGRWRLGPAVTELSGHVSDPLLAASATVLPRLRETTGESVQLYRREGTTRVCVAALEPPAGLRDTVPVGTRLPMTAGSGAKVLLAHSDAATQKAVLPNAKFSDRALAEVRRRGWAQSVAEREPGVASVSAPVRDSRGVVVAAISVSGPIDRMGRRPGVRWATDLLAAAETLTRRL; translated from the coding sequence GTGAGACAGCAGAGCGGCATAGGTGTCCTGGACAAAGCGGTGGGAATCCTGCACGCCGTCACTGAATCGCCGTGCGGGCTCGCCGAACTGTGCGAGCGCACCGGCCTGCCCCGGGCCACCACCTACCGGGTTGCGGCCGCGCTGGAGGTGCACCGGCTCCTGGCTCGCGACGAGGACGGCCGCTGGCGACTCGGACCGGCGGTGACCGAATTGTCCGGCCATGTCAGTGATCCGTTGCTGGCCGCCAGCGCCACCGTATTGCCACGACTGCGGGAAACCACCGGCGAGAGCGTCCAGTTGTACCGGCGGGAAGGCACCACACGGGTGTGTGTGGCCGCGTTGGAACCGCCTGCGGGTCTTCGCGATACGGTTCCGGTGGGCACGAGGTTGCCGATGACTGCAGGATCGGGCGCCAAGGTGCTGCTCGCCCACAGCGACGCGGCCACTCAAAAAGCTGTGCTACCCAATGCGAAATTCTCCGACCGGGCGCTGGCCGAGGTGCGCCGCCGCGGTTGGGCGCAGAGCGTGGCCGAGCGCGAACCGGGGGTCGCCAGCGTGTCCGCGCCGGTGCGCGACAGCCGCGGCGTTGTGGTGGCGGCCATTTCGGTGTCCGGTCCCATCGATCGGATGGGCCGGCGCCCGGGGGTGCGGTGGGCAACGGACCTGCTGGCCGCCGCCGAGACGCTCACCCGCCGGCTCTGA
- a CDS encoding NUDIX hydrolase, translated as MSPQSSSARQGRTVYAAGAVLWRPVGGSGKSVEIAIIHRPRYDDWSLPKGKVDPGETAPVAAVREVFEETGQHSRLGRCLTTITYPIDQGIKKVHYWAARSLGGDFTPGDEVDQLRWLPASEAMKALDYAPDRKVLRRFVKHPADTKTVLVVRHGTAGSKARYHGDDTKRPLDKKGRAQAEALVSQLSAFGATHVYAADRVRCHQTVEPLAAELGVAIHNEPNLTEEAYAKNPKRGRQRVLQIAERPGTPVICTQGKVIPDLISWWCERDGIRPDKSRNHKGSTWVLSLAGGRLIAADHIGGALAANVRA; from the coding sequence GTGTCGCCCCAGAGCTCGTCGGCCCGCCAGGGCCGGACCGTGTACGCCGCCGGCGCGGTGCTGTGGCGGCCCGTCGGCGGTTCAGGCAAGTCGGTCGAGATCGCCATCATCCACCGCCCCCGGTACGACGACTGGTCGCTGCCAAAAGGCAAGGTCGACCCGGGTGAGACCGCACCGGTGGCCGCCGTGCGGGAAGTCTTCGAAGAAACCGGCCAGCACAGTCGTCTCGGCCGGTGTCTCACCACCATCACCTACCCGATCGATCAAGGCATCAAGAAGGTGCACTACTGGGCGGCCCGAAGCCTGGGCGGAGATTTCACCCCCGGAGACGAGGTGGATCAACTGCGCTGGCTGCCGGCGTCCGAGGCCATGAAGGCACTCGACTACGCGCCCGACCGAAAGGTCTTGCGACGGTTCGTCAAACATCCGGCAGACACCAAGACCGTGCTGGTGGTGCGGCACGGCACAGCGGGCTCCAAGGCTCGCTATCACGGCGACGACACCAAACGGCCGCTGGACAAAAAGGGGCGCGCCCAGGCCGAGGCGCTGGTTTCCCAACTATCCGCGTTCGGCGCGACACACGTGTATGCCGCCGACCGAGTGCGGTGTCACCAGACCGTGGAACCGCTGGCCGCCGAACTCGGTGTGGCTATTCACAACGAGCCCAACCTAACTGAGGAGGCGTACGCGAAGAATCCCAAGCGCGGCCGCCAGCGGGTGCTGCAAATCGCCGAACGTCCCGGGACACCGGTGATCTGCACGCAGGGCAAGGTGATTCCGGATCTGATCAGCTGGTGGTGTGAGCGCGACGGGATCCGTCCGGACAAGTCGCGTAACCACAAAGGCAGCACCTGGGTACTGTCGCTGGCCGGTGGCCGGCTCATCGCCGCCGACCACATCGGTGGCGCGCTGGCCGCCAACGTGCGGGCCTGA
- a CDS encoding HU family DNA-binding protein, giving the protein MNKAELIDVLTQKLGSDRRQATAAVENVVDTIVRAVHKGESVTITGFGVFEQRRRAARVARNPRTGETVKVKPTSVPAFRPGAQFKAVVAGAQKLPADGPAVKRGVVAGGARKTAAKKAPAKKAATKAPAKKAATKAPAKKAATKAPAKKAATKAPAKKAATKAPAKKAATKAPAKKAATKAPAKKAATKAPAKKAATKAPAKKAAAKKATATRRGRK; this is encoded by the coding sequence ATGAACAAAGCAGAGCTCATAGATGTGCTCACACAGAAATTGGGCTCAGACCGTCGGCAGGCTACCGCCGCTGTCGAGAATGTCGTCGACACGATTGTGCGCGCGGTGCACAAGGGCGAGAGCGTGACCATTACCGGTTTCGGCGTCTTTGAGCAACGGCGCCGAGCGGCTCGCGTGGCCCGCAACCCGCGTACCGGCGAGACGGTCAAGGTGAAGCCCACATCGGTGCCGGCGTTCCGTCCCGGAGCCCAGTTCAAAGCCGTTGTGGCTGGCGCACAAAAGCTCCCGGCTGATGGTCCCGCGGTGAAGCGCGGTGTCGTCGCGGGTGGCGCGAGGAAGACGGCGGCCAAGAAGGCTCCGGCGAAGAAGGCTGCGACCAAGGCTCCGGCCAAGAAGGCTGCCACGAAGGCTCCGGCCAAGAAGGCTGCCACGAAGGCTCCGGCCAAGAAGGCTGCGACCAAGGCTCCGGCCAAGAAGGCTGCGACCAAGGCTCCGGCCAAGAAGGCTGCGACCAAGGCTCCGGCCAAGAAGGCTGCGACCAAGGCTCCGGCCAAGAAGGCTGCCACGAAGGCTCCGGCCAAGAAGGCTGCCACCAAGGCCCCCGCCAAGAAGGCCGCGGCCAAGAAGGCTACCGCCACACGGCGCGGCCGCAAGTAG
- a CDS encoding PPOX class F420-dependent oxidoreductase translates to MGTNQRASIVMTADEIADFVNSSRTGTLATIGPDGQPHLTAMWYAVVDGEIWLETKAKSQKAVNLKRDPRVSFLLEDGDTYDTLRGVSFEGVAEIVDDPDTLHRVGVSVWERYTGPYSDEMKPFVDQMMNKRVGVRIVSRRSRSWDHRKLGMPPMPVGGSTAPTVLGNQQTG, encoded by the coding sequence ATGGGAACCAATCAGCGCGCGAGCATCGTCATGACCGCCGATGAGATCGCCGACTTCGTCAACAGCAGCCGCACCGGCACGCTGGCCACTATCGGCCCCGACGGCCAGCCACACCTGACGGCCATGTGGTACGCCGTCGTCGACGGCGAGATCTGGCTGGAAACCAAGGCCAAGTCGCAGAAGGCGGTCAACCTCAAGCGCGATCCGCGGGTGAGCTTCCTGCTCGAAGACGGCGACACCTACGACACCCTGCGCGGGGTTTCCTTCGAGGGCGTAGCCGAGATCGTCGACGATCCCGACACGCTGCACCGCGTCGGGGTCAGCGTGTGGGAGCGCTACACCGGCCCCTACAGCGACGAGATGAAGCCGTTCGTCGACCAGATGATGAACAAGCGGGTCGGGGTACGCATCGTCAGTCGTCGCAGCCGGTCTTGGGATCACCGCAAACTGGGAATGCCCCCGATGCCCGTGGGCGGCTCGACCGCGCCAACCGTGCTGGGTAACCAGCAGACGGGATGA
- a CDS encoding MFS transporter, with product MSSQAIGATTRWSMVAVALVLTASTFSFVYATPFLIPALESSRGTPLSQSGLLAAMPSLGMVVTLIGWGYIADVIGERIVLTVGSSLTAAAAYAASTAHSLVAMGVFLFLGGMAASSCNPACGRLVAGWFPPQQRGLAMSVRQTAQPVGIAMDALVIPGLAEHGSPAGGLLFPALACAVSAVVAAVVAHDPPHKPRARAHPDELASPYRGSAVLWRIHALSALMVMPQSMTVTFMLVWLRCDQGWTKESAGILVAVTAMLGAVSRIAAGRWSDRIGSRMRPIRLIALATSLTMMLLAFTNGHHAISVLMMVSVSVITVMDNGLEATAITEFAGQFWSGRALGVQNTGQRLIALAGPPVFGAVIGAFGYPVAFALCALFPLAAVPVVPSGLEIPGLADGEASGWATEKEVGTRD from the coding sequence ATGTCATCGCAAGCGATCGGCGCCACTACGCGTTGGTCGATGGTCGCCGTCGCGCTCGTGTTGACAGCCAGCACGTTCAGCTTTGTCTATGCGACGCCCTTCCTGATCCCAGCTCTGGAGTCCAGCCGGGGCACCCCGTTGTCACAAAGCGGGCTGTTGGCGGCGATGCCGAGCCTGGGCATGGTGGTTACTCTCATCGGCTGGGGTTACATAGCCGACGTCATCGGAGAACGCATCGTGCTCACCGTCGGCTCCTCCTTGACGGCGGCCGCCGCGTATGCAGCGTCGACGGCCCACTCGCTGGTTGCGATGGGAGTTTTCCTGTTCCTGGGTGGCATGGCCGCGTCCAGTTGCAATCCCGCCTGCGGTCGGTTGGTCGCCGGATGGTTCCCGCCGCAGCAGCGTGGCCTGGCGATGAGTGTCCGTCAGACCGCCCAACCTGTCGGAATCGCGATGGACGCCCTGGTGATTCCGGGGCTCGCCGAGCACGGGTCACCCGCCGGTGGACTGCTGTTTCCGGCATTGGCGTGTGCCGTGTCGGCGGTGGTCGCCGCTGTCGTCGCGCATGACCCGCCGCACAAGCCACGTGCGCGAGCTCACCCGGACGAGTTGGCGAGCCCCTACCGAGGTTCGGCGGTGCTGTGGCGCATTCATGCGCTGTCCGCATTGATGGTGATGCCGCAGTCGATGACCGTGACGTTCATGCTGGTGTGGCTGCGGTGCGACCAGGGATGGACCAAAGAGTCCGCCGGGATCTTGGTCGCGGTCACCGCGATGCTCGGCGCGGTCAGCCGCATCGCGGCCGGGCGGTGGTCGGATCGCATCGGCTCCCGGATGCGCCCGATACGTCTGATCGCCTTGGCCACCAGTCTGACGATGATGTTGCTGGCGTTCACCAACGGGCACCACGCCATTTCCGTGCTGATGATGGTCTCGGTATCGGTGATAACGGTGATGGACAACGGCCTGGAGGCGACCGCGATCACCGAATTCGCCGGGCAGTTCTGGAGCGGGCGTGCGCTGGGTGTGCAGAACACCGGGCAAAGGCTGATAGCACTCGCCGGTCCGCCGGTATTCGGTGCGGTCATCGGAGCATTCGGCTATCCGGTGGCGTTCGCGTTGTGCGCGCTGTTCCCGCTGGCGGCGGTGCCCGTGGTACCGAGCGGGTTGGAGATACCGGGCCTGGCGGACGGGGAGGCGAGTGGCTGGGCTACCGAGAAGGAAGTGGGAACGCGCGACTGA
- a CDS encoding 3-isopropylmalate dehydrogenase, whose protein sequence is MTKLAVIPGDGIGPEVIDEALKVLDAVKPGIETTTYDLGARRYHATGEVLPESVVPELRQHDAILLGAIGDPSVPSGVLERGLLLRMRFELDHHVNLRPARLYPGVQSPLAGNPDIDFVVVREGTEGPYTGNGGAIRVGTPHEVATEVSVNTAFGVRRVVIDAFERARSRRKHLTLVHKTNVLTFAGGLWLRTVQDIGTQYPDVEVAYQHVDAATIFLATDPGRFDVIVTDNLFGDIITDLAAAVCGGIGLAASGNIDATRINPSMFEPVHGSAPDIAGRGIADPTAAIMSVALLLAHLGEDEAAARVDRAVAAYLSTRGDERPATTDVGERIAAAL, encoded by the coding sequence GTGACCAAACTTGCTGTCATCCCCGGTGACGGTATCGGGCCGGAAGTCATCGACGAGGCACTTAAAGTGCTCGACGCGGTCAAGCCCGGCATCGAGACAACCACCTACGACCTGGGGGCCCGGCGCTACCACGCCACCGGCGAAGTACTTCCGGAATCGGTGGTGCCCGAACTGCGCCAGCACGACGCGATCCTGCTGGGTGCGATCGGTGATCCGTCAGTGCCCAGCGGTGTCCTCGAGCGCGGCCTGTTGCTGCGCATGAGGTTCGAACTTGACCACCACGTCAATCTGCGGCCGGCCCGGCTGTACCCGGGGGTGCAGAGCCCGCTCGCCGGTAACCCCGATATCGATTTCGTCGTGGTGCGCGAGGGAACCGAGGGCCCGTATACGGGCAACGGCGGCGCGATCCGCGTCGGCACCCCGCATGAAGTCGCCACCGAAGTGAGTGTGAATACCGCGTTTGGGGTACGCCGGGTGGTGATCGACGCCTTCGAGCGGGCCCGCAGTCGTCGTAAACACCTAACCCTGGTGCACAAGACCAACGTGCTCACGTTCGCCGGCGGACTGTGGCTGCGCACGGTGCAGGACATCGGCACGCAGTATCCCGACGTGGAGGTCGCTTACCAGCACGTCGACGCGGCCACAATCTTCTTGGCCACCGATCCGGGGCGCTTCGACGTGATCGTCACCGACAATTTGTTCGGCGACATCATCACCGATCTGGCCGCGGCGGTATGCGGCGGAATCGGCTTGGCTGCCAGCGGAAACATCGACGCGACCCGGATCAATCCGTCGATGTTCGAACCGGTGCATGGCAGTGCGCCCGACATCGCCGGTCGGGGCATCGCAGACCCCACCGCCGCGATCATGTCGGTGGCGCTGCTGCTGGCCCATCTTGGCGAGGACGAGGCGGCGGCCCGGGTGGATCGTGCGGTGGCGGCCTATCTGTCGACTCGCGGGGACGAACGGCCTGCCACCACCGATGTCGGCGAACGGATTGCAGCCGCGCTCTAG
- the gltX gene encoding glutamate--tRNA ligase, with amino-acid sequence MVRTALFNWAYARHTGGTFVFRIEDTDAQRDSEESYAALLDALRWLGLDWDEGPEVGGPYAPYRQSQRSDLYRDVVDRLLEAGEAYQAFSTPDEVEARHIAAGRNPKLGYDNFDRQLTAEQRAVYLAEGRQPVVRLRMPEEDLSWDDLVRGPTTFAAGSVPDFALTRANGDPLYTLVNPCDDALMRITHVLRGEDLLPSTPRQLALYQALIRIGVAEQIPQFAHLPTVLGEGTKKLSKRDPQSNLFAHRDRGFIPEGLLNYLALLGWSIADDHDLFSLDEMVAAFDVIDVNSNPARFDQKKADALNSEHIRMLALDDFTGRLRDYFDTHGHHLGLDDAQFTIAAELIQTRIVVLGDAWDLLKFLNDDEYAIEDKAGSKELGAAAAPVLDAAIGALEAVPDWTTAHIEDALKAALIERLGLKPRKAFGPIRVAVTGTTISPPLFESLELLGRDRSLHRLRAARGQVPSP; translated from the coding sequence ATGGTGCGGACGGCGTTGTTCAACTGGGCTTATGCGCGGCATACCGGCGGCACCTTCGTGTTTCGCATAGAGGACACCGACGCTCAGCGTGACAGTGAGGAGAGCTACGCGGCGCTGCTCGACGCGTTGCGCTGGCTGGGCCTGGACTGGGACGAGGGCCCCGAGGTCGGCGGTCCCTATGCGCCGTACCGGCAATCGCAGCGCAGCGATCTCTACCGCGACGTGGTTGACCGGCTGCTCGAGGCGGGTGAGGCCTACCAGGCGTTCTCGACGCCTGATGAGGTCGAGGCGCGTCACATCGCGGCCGGCCGCAACCCGAAGCTCGGCTACGACAATTTCGACCGTCAGCTCACCGCCGAGCAGCGCGCGGTATACCTGGCCGAGGGGCGACAGCCGGTGGTGCGCCTGCGAATGCCCGAGGAAGACCTGAGCTGGGACGACCTGGTACGCGGACCCACCACCTTCGCGGCCGGTTCGGTGCCGGACTTCGCCTTGACCCGGGCGAACGGAGATCCTTTGTACACCTTGGTCAATCCGTGCGACGACGCGCTTATGCGGATCACACACGTGCTGCGCGGCGAGGACCTGCTGCCCTCGACACCGCGTCAGCTGGCGTTGTATCAAGCCTTGATCCGGATCGGGGTTGCCGAACAAATCCCGCAATTCGCGCATCTGCCAACGGTTTTGGGGGAGGGTACCAAGAAGCTATCCAAACGGGACCCCCAGTCGAACCTGTTCGCCCACCGTGACCGCGGCTTCATCCCCGAGGGGCTGCTGAATTACCTTGCGCTGCTCGGCTGGTCGATTGCCGACGACCACGACCTGTTCAGCCTCGACGAAATGGTCGCCGCATTCGACGTCATCGACGTCAACTCCAACCCGGCGCGGTTCGACCAGAAGAAGGCCGACGCCCTCAACTCCGAGCACATCCGGATGCTCGCCCTCGACGACTTCACCGGCCGGCTGCGCGACTATTTCGACACCCATGGTCACCACCTCGGGTTGGATGACGCGCAGTTCACCATCGCCGCCGAACTGATTCAGACCCGCATCGTCGTGCTCGGCGACGCGTGGGACCTGCTGAAGTTCCTCAATGACGACGAGTACGCGATCGAGGACAAGGCCGGCAGCAAGGAATTGGGTGCTGCCGCGGCTCCGGTGCTGGATGCGGCCATCGGGGCGCTCGAGGCCGTGCCGGATTGGACGACCGCGCATATCGAGGATGCCCTCAAGGCAGCCCTGATCGAGCGACTGGGGCTCAAACCGCGCAAGGCTTTCGGGCCGATTCGTGTTGCGGTCACCGGCACCACGATCAGTCCGCCACTTTTCGAGTCGCTGGAGCTGTTGGGCCGCGACCGCAGCCTGCACCGGCTGCGTGCAGCGCGCGGACAGGTTCCCTCGCCGTAG